One region of Quercus lobata isolate SW786 chromosome 2, ValleyOak3.0 Primary Assembly, whole genome shotgun sequence genomic DNA includes:
- the LOC115977400 gene encoding calmodulin-binding protein 60 B — MQTRLMERTNSMRGKRSLDGGEGGGDDEQPERKRPALASVIVEALKVDSLQKLCSSLEPILRRVVSEEVERALAKLGPARLNGRSSPKRIEGPDGRNLQLHFKSRLSLPLFTGGKVEGEQGAAIHVVLIDAITGVVVTYGPEASVKLDVVVLEGDFNNEDDEDWTQEEFESHVVKEREGKRPLLTGDLQVTLKEGVGTLGELTFTDNSSWIRSRKFRLGLKVATGFCEGIHIREAKTEAFTVKDHRGELYKKHYPPALNDEVWRLEKIGKDGSFHKRLNREGIFSVEEFLRLVVRDQQKLRNILGSGMSNKMWEALLEHAKTCVLSGKFFVYYHDDTRNTGAVFNNICELSGLINGEQYFSADSLSDSQKVYLDTLVKKAYDHWDQVVEYDGKSLMSFKENKKSGTLRNDQNMGIVDYSNALNHQLPLPRLPVPLEQPPLDSGLPVGGYNDNLATRYSTQPQIVNSNSRSQFDSTSFVPHDHMITNSHQPQSTRNNNSAVGLALGPPQPSTSGLQNINSTLTPATLNPFDEWSQNRDKGVEDFFSEEEIRIRSHEMLENEDMQHLLRLFSMGGHASINVPEDAYQFTPYVQSPMPSFDEDRGRSGKAVVGWLKIKAAMRWGFFIRKKAAEKRAQLVELDDE, encoded by the exons ATGCAGACTAGGTTAATGGAGAGGACTAATTCCATGAGAGGGAAGAGGAGTTTAGATGGTGGTGAAGGTGGAGGAGACGACGAGCAGCCAGAGCGGAAGCGGCCTGCTCTTGCTAG TGTAATTGTTGAGGCCCTGAAGGTGGACAGTTTGCAAAAGCTCTGCTCGTCTTTGGAACCTATTCTTCGTAGAGTT GTCAGTGAAGAAGTGGAACGTGCTTTGGCAAAGTTAGGCCCTGCTAGACTCAATGGAAG GTCTTCCCCCAAACGAATTGAAGGTCCAGATGGACGAAACTTGCAGCTGCACTTTAAGTCCAGATTGTCTCTTCCTCTCTTCACAGGAGGGAAAGTAGAAGGCGAGCAGGGTGCTGCAATCCATGTTGTTTTGATTGATGCAATCACTGGCGTTGTTGTGACATATGGACCTGAAGCCTCTGTCAAACTAGACGTTGTTGTGCTTGAAGGTGATTTTAATAATGAGGATGATGAAGACTGGACTCAAGAAGAGTTCGAAAGCCATGTGGTGAAAGAGCGTGAAGGTAAGAGGCCTTTGTTGACTGGAGACCTACAAGTGACACTCAAGGAAGGGGTAGGGACGTTGGGGGAGCTCACGTTTACGGATAACTCAAGTTGGATAAGAAGCAGGAAGTTCCGGCTTGGCTTGAAGGTTGCCACTGGATTTTGTGAGGGCATACACATACGTGAAGCAAAGACAGAAGCTTTTACTGTTAAAGATCACAGAGGGGAAT TGTACAAGAAACACTATCCCCCTGCGTTAAATGATGAAGTATGGAGATTAGAGAAAATTGGCAAGGATGGGTCATTCCACAAGAGGCTAAACCGGGAAGGAATATTCTCGGTTGAAGAGTTTCTTCGGCTTGTGGTCCGAGATCAGCAAAAACTTCGGAAT ATCCTTGgaagtggaatgtcaaataaAATGTGGGAAGCTCTCTTAGAGCATGCAAAGACCTGTGTCCTGAGTGGGAAGTTTTTTGTTTACTATCATGATGATACAAGAAATACTGGTGCTGTTTTTAACAACATCTGTGAACTGAGTGGCCTTATTAATGGGGAGCAATATTTTTCTGCCGATTCTCTTTCTGACAGCCAGAAG GTGTATTTGGATACATTGGTGAAAAAAGCTTATGACCATTGGGACCAAGTTGTAGAATATGATGGCAAGTCACTTATGAGCTTCAAGGAGAATAAGAAGTCCGGTACATTGCGGAATGACCAAAACATGGGGATAGTTGATTACTCTAATGCATTAAATCATCAACTGCCACTACCACGCTTGCCAGTTCCTTTGGAGCAACCTCCACTGGATTCTGGCTTACCTGTTGGAG GGTATAATGATAACCTGGCAACAAGGTATTCAACACAGCCGCAGAttgtaaattcaaattctcGTAGCCAATTTGATAGCACTTCTTTTGTACCACATGACCATATGATCACCAATTCTCACCAGCCCCAAAGCACAAGAAATAATAACAGTGCTGTTGGGCTGGCCCTTGGTCCCCCACAACCATCTACATCAGGACTTCAGAATATCAACTCTACACTTACACCAGCTACTCTTAATCCTTTTGATGAGTGGTCACAAAACCGGGACAAGGGAGTTGAAGACTTCTTTTCTGAGGAAGAGATTCGCATCAGAAGTCATGAGATGCTTGAGAATGAGGATATGCAGCACTTGCTCCGACTCTTCAGTATGGGAGGTCATGCCTCCATTAATGTGCCGGAGGATGCGTATCAGTTCACACCATACGTGCAATCACCAATGCCAAGCTTTGACGAGGACCGTGGCCGATCTGGAAAAGCTGTTGTGGGTTGGCTGAAGATAAAGGCGGCTATGAGGTGGGGCTTCTTTATCAGGAAGAAAGCAGCTGAGAAGCGGGCTCAGCTTGTTGAGTTAGATGATGAATAG
- the LOC115977399 gene encoding bifunctional dethiobiotin synthetase/7,8-diamino-pelargonic acid aminotransferase, mitochondrial produces the protein MYVLISLHRRGHRHLRHVKDLSTTAHSQLHVPLNHPTFLVWASNTSLGKTLVSTGLAASSLLNPIPKPRKFLYLKPIQTGFPSDSDSSSVFHKLSRLSLLRRHNLPHFSLFSSNHILKASFPAANSALGQEISETPHSGMRDLGYYEEAKPEGDVGGGAASQLVCKTLYAWREAVSPHLAAERESGVVEDAAVLELLQKCLRFELGGGGEKGKETEIFCVVETAGGVASPGPSGSLQCDLYRPFRLPGILVGDGRLGGISGTISAYESLKLRGYDIAAVVFEDHGLVNEMPLLSYLRNRVPVLVLPPVPKDLSNDLMEWFDESRGVFDSLKEEMLSAYSKRMMRLQDMPKKAGEIFWWPFTQHQLVPEEAVTVIDSRHGENFAVFKAQNNEFITQQFDACASWWTQGPDTTLQTELARDMGYAAARFGHVMFPENVYEPALECAELLLEGVGKGWASRTFFSDNGSTAIEIALKMAFRKFSYDHGILSDVHKDNTASQRVELMVLALQGSYHGDTLGAMEAQAPSSYTGFLQQPWYTGRGLFLDPPTVYMCNGVWKLSLPEGLHLEISKLENKAFSSRDEIFHKIRDKSDLARIYSSYISEQLSQYSGSGGFYHIGALIMEPVILGAGGMHMIDPLFQRVLVNECRSKKIPVIFDEVFTGFWRLGRETAAELLGCVPDIACFAKLMTGGIIPLAATLATNAIFNSFIGESKLKALLHGHSYSGHAMGCTAAVKSIKWFKDPQTNLNITDEGRSLRELWDEDVVQQISSHPAVERVVALGTLFALELRAEGSNAGYASQYASSLLQNLRQDGIYTRPLGNVIYLMCGPCTSPEICSQLLVKLYKRLEDFDQFHQIREENSQSYGG, from the exons ATGTACGTTCTGATATCTCTCCACCGCCGCGGCCACCGCCATCTCCGCCACGTCAAAGACCTTTCCACAACCGCGCATTCACAACTCCACGTCCCTCTCAACCACCCGACCTTTCTCGTATGGGCCTCCAACACCTCCCTCGGCAAAACCCTAGTCTCCACAGGCCTCGCCGCCTCCTCTCTCCTCAACCCCATTCCGAAGCCTCGTAAATTCCTCTACCTCAAGCCCATCCAAACCGGCTTCCCTTCCGACTCCGACTCCTCCTCCGTCTTCCACAAGCTCTCCCGCCTCTCTCTGCTCCGCCGCCACAACCTccctcatttctctctcttctcctccAATCACATCCTTAAAGCCTCATTCCCCGCCGCCAATTCCGCCCTCGGCCAAGAAATCTCCGAGACCCCCCATTCTGGAATGCGCGACTTGGGCTACTACGAGGAGGCGAAGCCCGAGGGGGACGTTGGAGGCGGCGCGGCGTCCCAATTGGTGTGTAAGACGCTGTACGCGTGGCGGGAGGCAGTGTCGCCGCACCTGGCGGCCGAGAGGGAGAGCGGGGTGGTGGAGGACGCGGCGGTGCTCGAATTGCTGCAGAAGTGTTTGAGATTTGAATTGGGAGGTGGTGGGGAAAAGGGGAAGGAAACAGAGATTTTCTGTGTGGTTGAGACTGCCGGCGGGGTTGCGAGTCCCGGACCTTCGGGCTCTCTTCAATGTGACTTGTATAG GCCTTTCCGTTTACCTGGTATTCTAGTTGGAGATGGGCGGCTGGGTGGTATTTCTGGAACCATTTCAGCTTATGAGAGTTTGAAACTTCGAGGTTATGACATTGCTGCTGTTGTTTTTGAGGATCATGGCCTTGTAAATGAGATGCCATTACTGTCTTATCTGCGAAATAG GGTGCCTGTGCTTGTCCTGCCACCAGTTCCGAAAGATCTATCAAATGACTTGATGGAATGGTTTGATGAATCTCGTGGTGTATTTGATTCTTTGAAGGAAGAGATGTTATCAGCTTATTCAAAAAGAATGATGAGATTGCAAGACATGCCAAAGAAAGCAGGAGAGATTTTCTGGTGGCCATTTACTCAGCACCAACTTGTACCTGAAGAAGCTGTTACAGTGATTGATTCACGACATGGTGAGAACTTTGCGGTCTTCAAG GCTCAGAATAATGAATTCATAACTCAACAGTTTGATGCATGTGCTAGTTGGTGGACTCAGGGTCCTGACACTACTTTACAG ACTGAGCTCGCAAGAGATATGGGTTATGCTGCTGCAAGATTTGGACATGTAATGTTTCCTGAGAATGTTTATGAACCAGCCTTAGAATGTGCTGAGCTTTTGCTTGAAGGTGTGGGGAAAG GTTGGGCTTCCCGAACATTCTTTTCAGATAATGGATCTACGGCAATTGAAATTGCTCTCAAGATGGCATTTCGTAAATTCTCCTATGATCATGGAATCCTTTCAGATGTTCACAAGGATAATACAGCTAGCCAAAGGGTTGAGCTTATG GTCTTAGCTCTTCAAGGATCCTATCATGGTGATACTTTGGGTGCTATGGAAGCACAAGCGCCATCTTCTTACACAGGCTTTCTGCAGCAGCCATG GTACACTGGAAGAGGCCTTTTTCTGGATCCTCCTACAGTCTACATGTGCAATGGTGTTTGGAAACTTTCCTTACCTGAAGGGTTGCATTTAGAGatttcaaaacttgaaaataagg cCTTCAGTTCACGTGATGAAATTTTTCATAAGATAAGGGATAAGTCAGATCTTGCCAGAATTTATTCGTCTTATATATCAGAACAATTATCACAATATTCTGGATCAGGAGGGTTTTACCATATAGGAGCGTTGATTATGGAACCAG TTATACTAGGTGCTGGAGGAATGCATATGATTGATCCACTTTTCCAGCGGGTACTTGTTAATGAGTGCcgaagtaaaaaaattccagtTATCTTTGATGAGGTTTTTACGGGTTTCTGGCGTCTGGGAAGAGAG ACTGCAGCAGAACTACTTGGTTGTGTACCAGATATTGCCTGCTTTGCAAAGCTGATGACTGGTGGAATTATACCCTTGGCTGCCACATTGGCAACAAATGCTATATTTAACTCATTTATCGGAGAATCAAAG CTGAAAGCCCTTCTGCATGGACACTCATACTCTGGACATGCTATGGGATGCACAGCAGCTGTTAAATCCATAAAATGGTTCAAAGATCCCCAGACAAACCTAAATATCACTGATGAAGGAAGGTCGCTTAGGGAG CTATGGGATGAAGATGTGGTGCAGCAGATCTCATCACATCCTGCAGTTGAAAGAGTGGTAGCACTGGGGACTCTCTTTGCCTTAGAACTCCGAGCAGAAGGCAGTAATGCTGG GTATGCATCGCAATATGCTAGCTCTCTTCTTCAGAATCTCCGTCAGGATGGCATTTACACGAGGCCTTTGGGCAATGTCATATATCTCATGTGCGGGCCCTGCACATCTCCTGAGATCTGCAGCCAATTACTCGTTAAACTTTACAAAAGACTTGAAGACTTTGACCAGTTTCACCAAATTAGAGAGGAGAATTCTCAAAGCTATGGTGGTTGA